One part of the Leucobacter triazinivorans genome encodes these proteins:
- a CDS encoding pyroglutamyl-peptidase I, with protein MTTEEQPWALVTGNGAFGESAERTGWRYDVNPSSEIARRLDGEVIAGHRVRGVALEWGRHPAEAIDPILAECAAAPPAIAVALGVFSGRAAVSVERIAINVRDFQFAEDGFRPAGAPVFDEGPAAYLATLPIKAITQALRSAGIPARVSNSASTHGCNSVMYTLLHRAAERGIPMRAGFVHLPDPPEHVAALGSDGPSMAMALQIEAVREAIAAAAAHPERDLEIPANEWEW; from the coding sequence ATGACGACTGAGGAGCAGCCCTGGGCGCTCGTGACCGGGAACGGGGCGTTCGGCGAGAGCGCGGAACGGACGGGCTGGCGTTATGACGTCAACCCGTCCAGCGAGATCGCGCGACGCCTCGACGGCGAGGTGATCGCCGGGCACCGCGTCCGGGGAGTGGCGCTCGAGTGGGGGCGGCACCCCGCCGAGGCCATCGACCCGATCCTCGCGGAGTGCGCGGCCGCGCCGCCCGCGATCGCGGTGGCCCTCGGCGTCTTCTCGGGACGGGCGGCCGTCTCGGTAGAGCGGATCGCGATCAACGTGCGCGACTTCCAGTTCGCCGAGGACGGGTTCCGGCCGGCGGGCGCACCGGTGTTCGACGAGGGCCCCGCCGCCTACCTCGCCACGCTGCCGATCAAGGCGATCACGCAGGCGCTCCGGAGCGCGGGGATCCCGGCGCGCGTCTCGAATTCCGCCTCCACCCACGGCTGCAACTCGGTCATGTACACGCTCCTGCACCGCGCGGCCGAAAGGGGGATCCCGATGCGCGCCGGTTTCGTGCACCTGCCTGACCCGCCCGAGCACGTCGCGGCTCTCGGCAGCGACGGGCCCAGCATGGCGATGGCGCTGCAGATCGAGGCGGTGCGCGAGGCGATCGCGGCGGCCGCGGCGCACCCCGAGCGGGATCTGGAGATCCCCGCGAACGAGTGGGAGTGGTGA
- a CDS encoding amidohydrolase family protein, with amino-acid sequence MDESLRIIRAALHGREGEWDLDLHDGLVAQISRHRPGADVGGADPGTAVLDAGGGLVSRAFAEPHVHPDKSYSLSDPPEGIDPEVLDAADPFRRAAALKAGFTPGNVAQRAARALRLAVSNGVTRMRATADVDTVAGLRGFEGLLRAREETAELLDTEIVAFPQEGLIRDPGAEDLLRVALGRGADAVGGWPNVEADHAAERAHVTAVFDLAEEFDVDVDIHADCFLDPAERILEFIADETIRRGYRGRVLASHCAALELLGDDEARRVIARVAEAGITVAAIPLNLADGGPRGLSRPQELRAAGARVVAGTDNMNDGWYPLGTLNPLDRAAMMFWGASYDDEADIDTVWEMVSGAAWEALGAAGGDVVRGMPAELVVLGARSRAEALRTPGGSLTTIHRGRVVSRRTVEHRFAPSTSAQGASR; translated from the coding sequence ATGGACGAGTCTCTGCGGATCATCCGGGCCGCCCTGCACGGACGCGAGGGGGAGTGGGATCTCGACCTGCACGACGGGCTCGTGGCGCAGATCTCGCGCCATCGCCCCGGTGCCGACGTCGGCGGCGCCGATCCCGGCACCGCCGTCCTCGACGCCGGCGGCGGCCTGGTCTCCCGCGCCTTCGCCGAGCCGCACGTGCACCCCGACAAGTCGTACAGTCTGAGCGACCCGCCGGAGGGGATCGACCCGGAGGTGCTCGACGCCGCCGACCCGTTCCGTCGCGCGGCCGCGCTCAAGGCCGGCTTTACGCCCGGGAACGTCGCCCAGCGGGCGGCGCGCGCGCTCAGGCTCGCCGTGTCGAACGGCGTGACGCGGATGCGGGCCACGGCGGACGTCGACACCGTCGCGGGGCTGCGGGGCTTCGAGGGCCTGCTGCGCGCTCGGGAGGAGACCGCGGAACTGCTCGACACGGAGATCGTGGCCTTCCCGCAGGAGGGCCTGATCCGGGATCCCGGGGCCGAGGACCTGCTCCGCGTCGCCCTGGGCCGCGGGGCCGACGCCGTCGGAGGCTGGCCGAACGTCGAGGCCGATCACGCCGCCGAACGCGCGCACGTCACCGCCGTCTTCGATCTCGCGGAGGAGTTCGACGTCGACGTCGACATCCACGCCGACTGCTTCCTCGACCCCGCGGAGCGCATCCTCGAGTTCATCGCCGACGAGACGATCCGGCGCGGCTACCGGGGGCGGGTGCTCGCGAGTCACTGCGCCGCGCTGGAGCTGCTGGGCGACGACGAGGCCCGACGCGTGATCGCGCGGGTCGCCGAGGCCGGGATCACGGTGGCGGCCATCCCGCTCAACCTCGCCGACGGAGGACCTCGGGGGCTCTCGCGCCCCCAGGAGCTGCGCGCCGCGGGCGCGCGTGTGGTCGCGGGCACCGACAACATGAACGACGGCTGGTACCCGCTGGGCACGCTGAACCCCCTCGACCGCGCGGCCATGATGTTCTGGGGCGCCTCCTACGACGACGAGGCCGACATCGACACGGTCTGGGAGATGGTCTCGGGTGCAGCCTGGGAGGCGCTCGGGGCCGCCGGCGGCGACGTGGTGCGCGGCATGCCGGCGGAGCTCGTGGTGCTCGGGGCCCGGAGTCGCGCCGAGGCGCTGCGCACGCCCGGCGGGTCGCTCACGACGATCCACCGCGGGCGGGTCGTCTCGCGACGCACCGTCGAGCACCGCTTCGCGCCGTCGACGAGCGCGCAGGGGGCCTCCCGATGA
- a CDS encoding dihydroorotase, translated as MSRLDLVIAGERVLVDGALAPAEIGVRDGRVAAIERTGSGLRAERRIDAGAQAVVPGFIDLHVHFDNPGESIAEDFAVGTANAALGGHTLVADHPFSTPLTTTGERYRDKIGLAAAGARIDFALWGALTGPTLAEIPAQAAAGAAGFKAFLPENDMDFPAAREDDLRRGLRLAARSGGTVLVHAEDREALVGLDRTSRAAGRSRGYAELTAARGPRIEVDAVREVLRLAEVTGGAVHFVHLSVPDAVDLVGEAAARGVRATCEVAAHHLLLEAAELPELGWRALCAPPLRDRAHVEGLWERLRSGRISAVVSDHCPYAPGEKAAADRDAFAGPFGIQGVREYAPLFLSEALARGWGLEEAVACLTERPAGLFRLGPAKGRIEIGSDADLVILDTGADARISAADQIGEWRWTPYEGRRSTVRVVSTLLRGEPVVRDGVLLGPPGAGRFVPMRGWSE; from the coding sequence ATGAGCCGTCTTGACCTGGTGATCGCGGGGGAGCGGGTGCTCGTCGACGGGGCGCTCGCGCCTGCCGAGATCGGCGTCCGCGACGGACGCGTCGCGGCGATCGAACGGACGGGGAGCGGACTCCGGGCCGAACGCCGGATCGACGCGGGAGCGCAGGCCGTGGTTCCGGGCTTCATCGATCTGCACGTGCACTTCGACAACCCCGGCGAGTCGATCGCCGAGGACTTCGCGGTCGGCACCGCGAACGCCGCGCTCGGCGGGCACACCCTGGTGGCCGATCACCCGTTCTCGACGCCGCTCACCACGACCGGCGAGCGCTACCGGGACAAGATCGGCCTCGCCGCGGCCGGGGCGCGCATCGACTTCGCGCTGTGGGGCGCGCTGACCGGCCCGACGCTGGCCGAGATCCCGGCGCAGGCCGCGGCTGGGGCCGCCGGCTTCAAGGCGTTCCTGCCCGAGAACGACATGGACTTCCCCGCGGCCCGGGAGGACGATCTGCGGCGCGGCCTGCGGCTCGCCGCGCGGAGCGGGGGAACGGTGCTCGTGCACGCGGAGGACCGGGAGGCCCTCGTCGGCCTGGACCGCACGAGCCGCGCGGCGGGGCGGAGCCGTGGTTACGCCGAGCTGACCGCGGCGCGGGGCCCGCGGATCGAGGTCGACGCGGTGCGCGAGGTGCTGCGCCTGGCGGAGGTGACCGGCGGCGCGGTGCACTTCGTGCATCTCTCGGTCCCGGACGCGGTGGACCTCGTGGGCGAGGCCGCCGCGCGCGGGGTGCGCGCCACCTGCGAGGTCGCGGCGCACCATCTGCTCCTCGAGGCCGCCGAGCTGCCGGAGCTCGGATGGCGCGCCCTCTGCGCGCCGCCGCTGCGCGACCGCGCCCACGTGGAGGGGCTGTGGGAGCGCCTGCGGTCCGGCCGGATCTCCGCGGTGGTCTCCGACCACTGCCCCTACGCTCCCGGCGAGAAGGCGGCCGCGGATCGCGACGCCTTCGCCGGTCCCTTCGGCATCCAGGGCGTGCGCGAGTACGCACCGCTCTTCCTCTCCGAGGCGCTCGCGCGCGGCTGGGGGCTCGAGGAGGCCGTGGCCTGCCTGACGGAGCGACCGGCCGGGCTCTTCCGCCTCGGCCCGGCGAAGGGGCGCATCGAGATCGGCTCCGATGCCGATCTCGTGATCCTCGACACCGGTGCGGACGCCCGGATCTCGGCCGCGGATCAGATCGGCGAGTGGCGCTGGACGCCCTACGAGGGGCGCCGCAGCACCGTGCGCGTCGTCTCGACGCTGCTGCGCGGGGAACCGGTCGTGCGGGACGGGGTGCTGCTGGGACCCCCGGGCGCCGGACGGTTCGTGCCGATGCGGGGGTGGTCGGAGTGA